In Microbacterium sp. AB, a single genomic region encodes these proteins:
- a CDS encoding 4-hydroxyphenylacetate 3-hydroxylase family protein: MALQTTTAQGLQTGDRFRESLDDGREVWVDGKRIANVAEHAAFKPAVDLFADLFDQRLADPEALAASSFRSPVTGNPVSRSYALPRTAEDLRAKFRASEWWMRQSLGQLGRSPDFMANVVVGLWDYHQELEGNRAGFGENAKNYHAFAMEQDLVLTHALGDPQIDRSASPLDDPDLALRVVEENDDGIVIRGAKQLATLAPFSNEVLVYLNGVTAQRGAEQFVLWFALPLNAPGLTILCREPLARPDRANILAASYDEQDAMLFFDDVLVPWDRVFLLGDGLLAAKGLTRINAWSIQSTHIRFHERLRLFVSVAAQVAHAIGVDSFRGIQEDLGEIISYAETLRLGIAGAEALATTTPTGLLAPTASQGLGFWSAEISGRVAEIVRRIGASGFIMQPSEGDLASPELRPALDRYMRGHDIGVAEKSRLFRLATELVNDGFGLRQEMYEYLHRGDPGAGRTRLLRAYDRSDVDAVVRDLISRPSSH, translated from the coding sequence ATGGCGCTGCAGACCACCACGGCACAAGGACTTCAGACCGGAGACCGCTTCCGGGAGAGCCTCGACGACGGGCGCGAGGTCTGGGTCGACGGGAAGCGGATCGCGAACGTCGCGGAGCACGCCGCCTTCAAGCCCGCGGTGGACCTCTTCGCCGACCTGTTCGACCAGCGCCTCGCGGACCCGGAGGCGCTCGCCGCGAGCTCCTTCCGCTCGCCGGTGACGGGCAATCCGGTCAGCCGCTCGTACGCGCTGCCCCGGACCGCCGAGGACCTCCGCGCGAAGTTCCGCGCATCGGAGTGGTGGATGCGGCAGAGCCTCGGCCAGCTCGGACGCTCGCCCGACTTCATGGCGAACGTCGTCGTCGGCCTGTGGGACTACCACCAGGAGCTCGAGGGCAACCGGGCGGGCTTCGGGGAGAACGCGAAGAACTACCACGCGTTCGCCATGGAGCAGGACCTGGTGCTGACGCACGCGCTCGGCGACCCGCAGATCGACCGGAGCGCCAGCCCGCTCGACGACCCCGACCTCGCGCTGCGCGTCGTCGAGGAGAACGACGACGGGATCGTCATCCGGGGCGCCAAGCAGCTCGCGACGCTCGCGCCCTTCTCGAACGAGGTGCTCGTGTACCTCAACGGGGTCACCGCCCAGCGCGGGGCGGAGCAGTTCGTGCTGTGGTTCGCCCTGCCCCTGAACGCGCCCGGGCTGACCATCCTGTGCCGCGAGCCGCTGGCACGCCCCGATCGCGCGAACATCCTCGCGGCGTCATACGACGAGCAGGACGCCATGCTCTTCTTCGACGACGTGCTCGTGCCGTGGGACCGCGTCTTCCTGCTCGGCGACGGTCTCCTCGCGGCGAAGGGGCTCACGCGCATCAACGCGTGGAGCATCCAGTCGACGCACATCCGCTTCCACGAGCGGCTGCGGCTGTTCGTGTCCGTCGCGGCCCAGGTCGCGCACGCGATCGGCGTCGACAGCTTCCGCGGCATCCAGGAGGACCTGGGCGAGATCATCTCGTACGCCGAGACCCTGCGCCTCGGGATCGCCGGCGCCGAGGCCCTCGCCACGACCACGCCCACCGGGCTCCTCGCGCCCACGGCGAGCCAGGGCCTGGGCTTCTGGTCGGCCGAGATCTCCGGCCGCGTCGCCGAGATCGTCCGGCGCATCGGCGCGAGCGGGTTCATCATGCAGCCGTCCGAGGGCGATCTCGCGTCGCCCGAGCTGCGCCCGGCGCTCGACAGGTACATGCGCGGTCACGACATCGGCGTCGCCGAGAAGTCCCGGCTGTTCCGCCTGGCCACCGAGCTGGTCAACGACGGGTTCGGGCTGCGTCAGGAGATGTACGAGTACCTGCACCGCGGCGACCCGGGAGCAGGACGCACCCGGCTGCTGCGCGCCTACGACCGCAGCGACGTCGACGCCGTGGTGCGGGACCTCATCTCCCGCCCGTCGTCGCACTGA